The Camelina sativa cultivar DH55 chromosome 16, Cs, whole genome shotgun sequence sequence TCTCAGAGATTTATCCACCATTCTTGATTTCAGTGGATCTGTGGATAAACCTTGAAACCTAATCTGTTCTTCATTCGTCattagaagaggaaaaagaagtGTGGTTTAAGAGAAATAATGTGAGATTTGGTCAACGTTTGATCCATCCAAAGTGTGGAGTAGTATAAAACAACGTTGCCTATGAGGTGTTCGACCAAATGACTAAACTAAACTAGCATAATAAGAATAAAGTAATTTAAGctgtattgtatatatataacctttacAGCTTCTAAAAGCTTCCGAGTATGATTCTCTTTTATCTTATGTCATTCTCTTTCGAAACCTCATCTAAAACGATTATATTCAAGGTTTCACGGTGTTGGTTTAGATTTAAGGTTCTTAAAACGCCACTACACGTCGTTTTGGTTTAATGAATGCACGCCAAAGTTTGGCTGCAACATTGGGGTATATGGATGATTTGACAGCATGAAACCTGTTAAGAAAGACTCTTTGTCCTAGAAAAAGCGGTAAAGATGACTTGAAAGCATGAAAAATATGCCGAAAAACTTATTAgacattaaaaaattatgttcaagaaagcgctaggcggtaatTGGGCGGTGACCCAACACCTAGCGCCTAAAACGTTTAATCGAAAGCTAGGCgattttaggcggtttaggcgtttttAACGTAGAACNCACATCTGGTCCATTCGTTGTATTGCGCAAACAAGGGTCAAGCTTTTGAGAGTTAAGAAACAAATCATTGAGGATAGAGACAAGTAGAGATTCAGGTGATACATGTTTTCTTCTCAGAGATTTATCCACCATTCTTGATTTCAGTGGATCTGTGGATAAACCTTGAAACCTAATCTGTTCTTCATTCGTCattagaagaggaaaaaagaagTGTGATTAAAGAGAAATAATGTGAGATTTGGTCAACGTTTGATCCCATCCAAAGTGTGGGTTTTTATCCTATTAGTTAGTATAAAACAAGGTTGCCTGTgaggtgttcgacgaaatgaCTAAAGTAATCTAGCATAAATTGTAATTTAAGCTGTATAACCTTTACAGCTTCGAAGCTTCCGAGTATGATTCTCTTTATCTTATCTCATTCTCTCTCGAAACCTCATCTAAAACGATTATATTTAGATTTAAGGTGCTTTAATGAAAATGCACGTTAAAGTTTGGCTGCAACAATGGGGGGTATGGATAAGTCTTCTCTCTAAAACCTGTTAAGAAGACTCTTTGTCCTAGAAAAAGCTGTAAAGATAGATGATTTGAAAGCATGAAAAATATGCCAACGATTTTCACCCTTCTCTCTCCACTGTGAAAGATCCAAAGATACGCATCAACTATTTTCCTCTCTATTTTGGTCTATCCGACCGACCTCTTAAGGAACTGTTTGAACCATTTGGCCGAATCTTTAGGATGACGTTTGAGCCCATCGAGAAAGTCAACATAGTAAAGACCAAACCTAGCAGTGTATCCACTTTCCCATTCAAAGTTGTCCATGAATGACCATGCGTAGTATCCTCTTACATCACAACCATCCATCCTATACAACATATTATtaggtttcataactttcattAACAAAAATGATCAActtaaattgataattaaatagtTATCGTACGTCAGAATGATTAAAGATTaaacccaaagaaaaaagatcAAGAACGAACACTATGGCTTTGTGAAGTTCTTCGAAGTGTGCCTTATGGTATTCAATCCTAACTGTGTCATTAAGTATCTCTTCTCTTGGTTTTGTACCATCATCATTTTCATGGATTCCTACAATCCAGTTATCAAAACGAGAACAATAAATAGTTGCatcaaattgaaacaaaaaaattattaaattttctaaaatcacTTCAGTAAGataatttgtaataaaataactTTGGTTAATAATTGgctaaaattattaattatatatttctgtCGAACTCATGTTCCAAATAAGTGCtacgaaattatatatgttttgtagaGGTATATATGATGTAGTACTTAGAATAAGAATCCCTAGTTAAAAGTTTTGAGTACCAAACAAAAAAGCTTTctaaccattttctttgatgtAGACAGGGATGTTATTGTATTTCTCCTTGACGTAGTTAAGAACTTTTCGCAAACCTTCCGGATATGACAATATTAAACCACTTCCAATCTGAGGAGaattttcaataaattaaatatcttaAGATGATTATATGTGGCACTTAGCAATTAACAGCTATGAAAAATAAGTAAATTCGTACCCCATTTCCAATGATGTGACCACTGTGGTCAGTCACTGTTTCAATAACATATTATAAACCTTGTTTTAGTTTACCATATCCAACCTTAATTAAAGTTAGTATGGAACGGTCGTCAGTCTTTAGTAATTTACTTAGCATTACGTACGTTTTCTTTCGACGTGATTGTCAGTTCTGCACCGAGGCTTTTCAGGGTCGATGTGAGGAAGAAGAGTTGCGAAGCGTGCTGTATAGTAATTTATTCCGACATAATCCGTTGAATTTTTTAACAGTTTTGACTGTTCTGCAGTAAACGAAGGTAATTTATCTCTTGCATATTTTTTAACAATCTCCGGATAATCTCCGTGAATGAGTGGATCAAGATGCCTACATTCATAAgagaacaaaaattaatatcacAAGTAGATAGAAATGatgaaaatcattaaaaaaaaaaaaaaaaaaaaaaaaaaattaagcaagaGATGGTGATATTGATAACAAAGACGAACATGTGGGGGAGAATAGCCATATACTGGTTACAGTATAGAGTAAATTAAAAAGGTGAAAAGCATTATAAGAGTGCTTTGGATTTTATATTACAGAAAATTGTATCTaatgaaaagaaagataagagCGATGAGTAAATTCTCGCAGGACTTCACTTTGTAAAATAATCAGAGATAGCTTTTGCATTTATAAttggttttataatttgaaaagaaagataAGCTCTTTAAATTGTGGAAGTGAGTTCTTTAAACATGTGtatttgtcgtccatctttcttttttaaacccCAAAACTTGACTCAATCAAGGTATTGCAATGTCAATTCTTCTTCCTNNNNNNNNNNNNNNNNNNNNNNNNNNNNNNNNNNNNNNNNNNNNNNNNNNNNNNNNNNNNNNNNNNNNNNNNNNNNNNNNNNNNNNNNNNNNNNNNNNNNNNNNNNNNNNNNNNNNNNNNNNNNNNNNNNNNNNNNNNNNNNNNNNNNNNNNNNNNNNNNNNNNNNNNNNNNNNNNNNNNNNNNNNNNNNNNNNNNNNNNNNNNNNNNNNNNNNaaaaaacaaaattaagctTAGATAAATTACCATCCAATTTCAAAGGCAAGAGCTCGTTCAACTGCTTCTTTATCCTCGCTAGAGTCTGAATTATAAGGCTCATGCCATATTGGTGCCAATACTATACCAATTTTACTGTCATGAGAAAAAATTTTGCATTTTCGGAATTCATCTACTGCAACAGCATGAGCAAGAAGAATGTGATGTGAAACAATGTAAGGCTCAGTGCTCGAGTCGCCAGCGTGACTTTTTTCATTTACCCAACTCGAGCATCGTCCAGGCGCCTTGTTACCATTATCGTAACTTGCAATAGCCATGATGTATGGTTCATTGATAGTTGCCCACAACTTCACTTTCTCACCAAATTCTTCGAAACAAATTCTTGCGAAATCTCGAAAATCTTCTCTATATTTTctcaataaaatataacatcagttgtttttgttgaataacattatatatatggtgtCTAAGAATATATGTTAATTAGGCTTACACAATTTTAGGGCTTAAAAAACCATCATATTCGTCGTCCAAAGATTGTGGATGGTCCCAATGATATAGCGTCATTGAAGGTTGTATGCCTTGATGTTTAtcagatttttataatttggtaAGCGACAACTacttttatattatgatttaatTGCATTACTTGAGTTATAAACCATaccttttatttaattatagaattttaactTAATTACTGGTGTAATGATCTTACCATTAGCAAGAAGTTCGTCTATGAGATCCTTGTAGAATTGTACACCTTCTTTGTTTACTCCATCTTTTAGCTTTCCACCTATAGACAAATGACAATTCACCACAAAATAATTAACCTATTCACTGGAAGGTACTAAcaaactttaattttgtttaatagagTATCACTTAATTAGAATGCCATTGGAAAATAAGTAAACCTAATTATCTCATTAACGGTAAAACAgtcatatatagttttaaagacCGGATAGTTTAACGAGTTGTTTTACGCGTAAACCTAATTATCTGTATATAATTCTACGAGTTGGTCCACCAAATTTTGACTGATGCTTGCTAAACAGTGGACCGGATAGTCTATTTTGACATATACAGATATACGTCAAATTgcattaataagataataaaatcatttaatcTGTCTAACTATTATAATATTGACTTTGGAGTAACACATACtcatattcataaataaatattccaTCAAATAAGTTCATAATTAATTGTTCTATTAAAATTAAAGAGATAATTTTATCAACAACTGAGACAGGTTTGccgacataaaaaaaaaagaaaaataaaaaaagaaaagaaaaaataaagaggtgNNNNNNNNNNNNNNNNNNNNNNNNNNNNNNNNNNNNNNNNNNNNNNNNNNNNNNNNNNNNNNNNNNNNNNNNNNNNNNNNNNNNNNNNNNNNNNNNNNNNNNNNNNNNNNNNNNNNNNNNNNNNNNNNNNNNNNNNNNNNNNNNNNNNNNNNNNNNNNNNNNNNNNNNNNNNNNNNNNNNNNNNNNNNNNNNNNNNNNNNNNNNNNNNNNNNNNNNNNNNNNNNNNNNNNNNNNNNNNNNNNNNNNNNNNNNNNNNNNNNNNNNNNNNNNNNNNNNNNNNNNNNNNNNNNNNNNNNNNNNNNNNNNNNNNNNNNNNNNNNNNNNNNNNNNNNNNNNNNNNNNNNNNNNNNNNNNNNNNNNNNNNNNNNNNNNNNNNNNNNNNNNNNNNNNNNNNNNNNNNNNNNNNNNNNNNNNNNNNNNNNNNNNNNNNNNNNNNNNNNNNNNNNaaaaaaaaaaaaaaaaaaaaaaaaaaaaaaaaaaaaaaaaaaaaaaaaaaaaaatgataactaGTACAGATATACGAGTGCAAACGTAAGTAGAGTATGAGTCTACCAATActttcaagaaaatatatagtttgatAGGATGCATGCATATATGATTCTAAGTGTACCTTGTAACGATGATAAAAATCAATTGCTACATCTCCATTATGCATTTTGGTCATTTCTGCAGTcaatgaatttataaaataatcataagttTTTCGTCCCTATTCGCAAGTAATAATTCAGTAGAAATGTCAAATGTGGTATTGGTTGGTATAGGGGCTACATAGATTTTTTGTAATTCGATCGACAGACCTGGATAAGTGTGGCTGAAATGGTCCCATATACTCGGAGACTTGCCCCCTTCATTCGTTGCACCTTCGTACTGCATACAAATTTATATAGACATATTTCCTCTTATATAGctaggatttgttttttttttctatcttaattttaataactgaaaacaaattaaataagataatagattaagaaaaaaagttatgagcttgttaaattagggtttgttatGAGTTTTCTATTCAAAACCAATTGGTAATGAGTGGAAAAACACTAACTGTTTATATATCATCTGATGATTTCTCTAACTATTACACTAACATGCTTTTTGATCATACATTTTTTAGAGAACAGTAGAGTAGAAATAGAATACGTATACTACTATGGAGACTAAGGAGAGAGGTAATGAATCTGATGACCACCCAAAGTTGGTTTAAATAACAAACCATGAACAGTTTGACAATGAAAGGAgattatttgtaattaaatatctaatttggaaatacaaaaaatcttaattaaataaataattaaatagtcATTTGTGCCTTATGATTACTTTCAtacttattttttaatctaaaattacTCAGACCAAATTCCAAATTAACTATTAACCGTCGTCTCTTTAATTTTTCTCCatgcataatatttttttccttaaaatcaACACAAATTCCATTGTTTATCAAATTTTTGTGAACACTATGTGTTAATAAAACTAGAGTGAACAtgtttacaaaataacaaaagcaAATTCTCATATTAACCCTTTTAATAGATATAATCAAGGAGATCAATCAATCATTTGGAGAATTCAATTAGTTTGTCATTctataattttcattaaaaggaaaaaacaaatagtaaacaaaactaatattaaaataacaaaataatatttaaataattaatgaaatgatgatgatactcCCTTTATTAGTTATtcgtagaaagaaaaaaaacaaaaactgaaactaCTTACGTCGAGATCTATAGACGTCAGTCGTGAGCAACTGAGtatagataaaatattttattttccatgcAGTTAGATTGAAACTCGAAGGGCCGTTCACATTAAAATCTAGCTGTTCCGATTAAGTTTTTATGGTTCACCTTCCTTTCATACTAAAACGAGCgtgttttgtaatttcttgtGTCAATACTATAGAACATACGAATTTAAATCCGAGTAATAACACAAAAGTTATACTAATTAAGAtaaatgactaattataagtagtattcacttaaaaaaaacacataagtTACTAAGTAATTACAGGTACTCCATATAATAGAGCATTTTCTagaactaaaatatttattttcagttgGCTTAACAGAAATCTCaaacaacaaatgaaataaCGTTTAAACTACTTGTTTTATGTCAAAGATATGAATTAGCAAAAATGTTAAGTTAACTGCGAAATTACAAAGTTTCTTCTACGTTATGGATCAAAGTCGTATAAACACATAGCCCTTTGCTAATATATAGATTGCTTATCAAAACTATCAATTTCTTTTTACCTGAAACGATGAACCAGCCGTTCCAAAAATGAAACCATCTGGAAAACTATGTCTATCAAGTGTTGGGGAATCAATCgtttttgccattttttgcTCTCtccgtttttattttttttggtttttgtgagttttgaaGTGATATCGACAGAAGAGATTTGCTCCACCATATATAGAAGATTACCCTCATCACTATACGTTATCTACGTGGAAATATTGGAcatgtatataacatttttttccttttttggtgtGATGACATACATACATATCTAGATAGGGAGAGAACtcattagtatttttgaaataaa is a genomic window containing:
- the LOC104752265 gene encoding beta-glucosidase 30 isoform X1, translating into MANTIDSLKLDRHSFPDGFIFGTAGSSFQYEGATNEDGKSPSIWDHFSHTYPERTKMHNGDVAIDFYHRYKDDIKLMKEINMDSFRFSISWSRLIPSGKLKDGVNKEGVQFYKDLIDELLANGIQPSMTLYHWDHPQSLDDEYDGFLSPKIVEDFRDFARICFEEFGEKVKLWATINEPYIMAIASYDNGNKAPGRCSSWVNEKSHAGDSSTEPYIVSHHILLAHAVAVDEFRKCKIFSHDSKIGIVLAPIWHEPYNSDSSEDKEAVERALAFEIGWHLDPLIHGDYPEIVKKYARDKLPSFTAEQSKLLKNSTDYVGINYYTARFATLLPHIDPEKPRCRTDNHVERKLTDHSGHIIGNGIGSGLILSYPEGLRKVLNYVKEKYNNIPVYIKENGIHENDDGTKPREEILNDTVRIEYHKAHFEELHKAIVMDGCDVRGYYAWSFMDNFEWESGYTARFGLYYVDFLDGLKRHPKDSAKWFKQFLKRSVG